The DNA window TCCCCGTCGGCGACCGGTTGCTGGAGGCCATCCGTACGGCGATGGGCCCCGACGGGACCGCGCCGCACACGCCGCTGCGCGTACTCGACGGCATCTTCACCGCGCTGGAGGGGCGCCGGGAGGCGTGGTTCGTCCTGTACGACACCTCCCTGCCGCCCGGCGGCGAGGCCGCGCGCCGGGCCTCCGCCTACTGGTCGGCCATCGACGCGCTCGCCGCCGGCGGCACCGCCGAACTGCTGCGCGCGGCCGGATCCACCGACCCGCTGGACGCCGACGCGCTCAAGTACGTGTGGCGGGACCTGGTCGCCACCCTCGTCCGCTGGTGGGTCAAGCACCCGGAACAGACGCCGGCGGCCATGACGCGGCGCTGCGCCCGCCTCTTCGCGGCCGCGGCGACCCTCACCGACGAGGGCCGCGCCCGCTGACCCGGCGCCCGACCTGTGCTCCGCGGAGAACCGGGCCATGATGGCCAGAGGGCGCCGTGGCCTTCCCGGGCCCGCCGTACCCGCGCAGGGCGGCACGTCCGATTCGGGAGGCGGCTCGTACTCATGGACGAATCACGCAGGGCCTGGATCATGATCGGCGGCGTCGTCGCGGTCATCCTCCTCAACCTCTCGGCCATCATCCTGATGAACGCGCTCGGACGATGACCGTGTGACGCCGTTCGGCGCACCCGCCCGCATGACGCTCGTCGGCACCCACTCCACCGTGTGACGGCCCATGGCGCGCCCGGCCGTGTGACGGCCGACGGCGCCCCCGACCTGTGATGGCCCACGGCGCACACCCCGCCCGTACCCCCGCGCCGCGTCGCGCCGCGCGCTTGGAGCCGACGAGGCCGCTTCCCGCCCTGCCCCTCGCCTCCTGGGGGTGCCTCCGGACGCCGACCGGCGCCGCCTCACACGTCCGCCTCGCGGCCCGTTTTTCCTGACGATCACTCAATTACCCTGTCCGCAGCGGCTGTCCGTGCGCCTCGCCGTACGAGGAAGACAGCCTGCCCGGACCCTTGCCGTGTCGCACCGGTTCGCGAATGATGCTCCGGGCGCGTCGGACGACGGTGGTTGCGGTGCGCCCGCCCCCCCAACCCGACCGGCCAGGAGGCCCGGTGTGCGGACGAACCGTCACATCCAGAGATCGTCAGTGGTCGTCGGCGCCGCACTCGCGCTGGTCGTCGGCCTACCCCACGCGGCTTTCGCGGCACCGCCCCCGGCCCTGCCCGCCCAGGCCGAGGCGATCGAGCAGGCCTTCCAGCCGGCCTACGACTACGACACCGACGGCTGCTACCCGACACCCGCCATAGGTCCCACCGGAGTTCTGAACGGCGGACTCAAACCCACCGGCGCCCTCAACGGCAACTGCCGGGACGCCTCGGACCTCGCCAACACCAACGGCTACTCCCGCTGGGCCTGCAACAACGGCTGGTGCGCCGTGGTGTACGCGCTGTACTTCGAGAAGGACCAGGCCGTCCCCGGCATCGAGCTCGGCGGCCACCGCCACGACTGGGAGCACGTCGTGGTCTGGATCCAGGGCAACGAGGCCAAGTACGTCGCGACCTCCGCCCATGGCGACTTCGACATCCACACGCGCGACCAGATCCGCTGGGACGGTACCCACCCCAAGATCGTCTATCACAAGGACGGTGTCGGCACCCACTGCTTCCGCGCGGCGAACACCAACGACGAACCGCCCGAGAACCACCGCCGCGCCTGGCAGTTCCCCGCACTGGTCGGCTGGTCGGGCTACCCCGCGACCCTGCGGGACAAGCTCAGCCAGGCCGATTTCGGCAGCGCGCACTTCGGCCTGAAGGACGGCTCCTTCGCCTCCCACCTGGCGGAAGCCAAACCGGCGGGCATCCCCTTCGACCCGAACCAGGCGTGACGGTTCCCTATCCGGACCCGGGGGACCCGCGGGACCCGCCGAGGGCACCGGCCTGCAGGTAGGTCTGCGTAGACCCCCGGTACAGGGGAGGGAGCAGCTCGACGGGGGAGCGCAGGCGCAGCTCCGCGGGCAGGTCCAGGCGGCCCTCCCGCGACGCGACGGCGATCTGCCGGACGGAGAGCTTCGCCTCGACCGCGCAGTCTCCGGCCCGTACGGCGATCAGGCGGGCGTCGCGGACCGCGGCGACCAGTGCGGTGATCCGGAAGACGACGGTGAGCCCCACGTCCACCGTGGCGACCTGAGCCCCGTCCACCAGGACGTCCACCGCGGGGTGGTGGGCGGAAGTGATGCCGTGCGTGGCCAGGGCGACCACCTCTTCGCTGCCCGGGTACTGGCGGGTCCGGCGGGCGGCGTCCCTGAGGGCGGTGTGCTTGGCCCAGCCGCCCGCGACCAGCGCGATGAGATCGAGGTCGAGGAACCCGGCGATGACGGAGCCCAGCCGCGCCTCGACGGCCCGGTCCGCCGCGTCGGTCAGGCCGCGCGGGCCGGGGAGGAGGCCCGTGCCGGTGTGCTGGTCGTGCAGCGCCGCGGCGAGCCCGGCGGCGGCCCGGTCCTCGTCCGCGCCCAGCAGGAAGGACCGCACGGTCAGGGGAGGGGCGACAGGGGCGGTGGGCATCGGTCTTCCTCCTGCACGGTCTGCTCTCCGGGATCCGCACGCGGCTCCAGCCGTACGCAGTGACCGGGCGGCCCGGTGACCTGGGTGGTCCCGGGGGAGGGGCGCAGCCGGGTGCTGACGTGCTCGCGCACCCAGCGCGGCCCCCGCTGACGTTGGGCCAGGAACGCGGCTCCCGCGGCAGCCAGCAGACCCGCGCCGAGGAGCCCGGAGCCGACCACCCAGCCGACGGGGGCCGCACCGCCGCCCCCGGAGTTCGGGTTCGGCGGCGGCGGGAGCGGCGTCGGCGGGTCGGGGGTCAGCGGGTCAGGGGTCAGCGGGTCGGGGGTCAGCGGGTCAGGGGTCAGCGGGTCGGGGGTCAGCGGGTCGGGGGTCGGCGGGCCCGGGCTGGGCACGAGGCCGGTGTCGGTCGGGGACGGCTCCGGGGAGGGCTCCGGAGCCGTCACGGTGAACGCGGCCTCGGCCGACCGGCCGGGGTCCCCGGCGCACTGCACCAACAGGGCGTGCTCGCCCGTCGTCTCACCGGCCGGGATCTCGACCACGGCCTGGAACGCGGCCTCCGCAGAGACCGCCGAGGTGCCCACCACCGCGCCGTCCCACAGCAGTTCCACCACCGGACAGTCGAACCCCGAACCCGAGAGGACGGGTTGCGCCGTACCGGCCTCTCCTTCGTCCGGAGCGAGGGTCACCACCGGCTCCGGGGCGGGGAGCGCCACGGTGAACGTTGCGGTCGCGGTGGACCGTACGGCGCCGTACCGGCAGTCGGCGGTCACGGGATGGGGGCCGGGCCCGGCGTCGTCTGGTACGGAGAAGGCGAGCTCGAACGCGCCGTCGTCCGTGAGGTCGGCGCTCCCGACGGGGCTGCCGTCCCAGTGCAGGTCGACCCTGCTGGTGCTTCCCACGGCCGTGTTGGTCTCCGGGTCCGTCTCGCAGGACCCGCTGACGGCGACCGGGGTTCCCGGCGGGCCCGTGTCCGGGGTGAGGACGACCGAGGCCGGTGCCCGGGCCTGGGCGGGGGGTGCGGCGACGGGTGGTCCCCACGCCACCGCCGCGCTCAGAAGCACTGCGGCCAGCGATCGGCCGGACCATCGGACAACGGCAGACATGACCCTCCGTGAGCGGCCTCCCATTCTCCTCCGCCCGCCCGGTTACCGCCCCTCGTCGGAGCGGACCCGGGCCGGACGGCGGTCGCCTGACGCGGGCCTCCCGCCCCGGCCGGCCAGCGGTTTTCCAAAACGGCAAAAATCTTTGCCGTGGCGATACGCGCGCGCTCAGGCTCACGCGCATGAGCCCACACCCTGAACCCGCCCCGCAGGCCCGCGCGTCCCAGCGGACGCCCGACGAACGCAGGGCGCTCGCCGCCCTCTCGCTCTCCGCGCTGCTGTCCTCGCTCGGCACCAGCATCGCCAACGTCGGACTGCCGACGCTGGCCCAGGCCTTCGACGCCTCCTTCCAGCAAGTGCAGTGGATCGTCCTCGCCTATCTCCTCGCCCTCACCACACTGGTCGTCAGCGCCGGACGGCTCGGGGACCTCATCGGCCGCCGCCGGCTGCTCCTGGCCGGCATCCTCCTGTTCACGGTCGCCTCCGTCCTGTGCGGCGCCGCGCCCAGCCTCTGGCTGCTGATCGCCGCCCGCGCGGCGCAAGGCGTCGGAGCGGCCGTGATGATGGCCCTCACCATGGCGTTGGTCGGCGGGACCGTCCCGAAGGCGAGAACCGGCAGCGCCATGGGCCTGCTCGGCACCATGTCCGCCGTCGGCACCGCGCTCGGCCCCTCGCTGGGCGGCGTACTGATCTCCGGATTCGGCTGGCGGGCGATCTTCCTCGTCAACCTCCCGCTGGGCATCCTCACCCTGCTGCTCGCCCACCGCCACCTGCCCGCCGACCTGCCCGGGCGTCCGGCCGGCGGCGCCCGCTTCGACCATGTCGGCACGCTGCTGCTCGCGTCGACGCTCGCGGCGTACGCGCTCGCCATGACCCTGGGGCGCGGCGGTTCCGGTCCACTGGGCGCGGGCCTGCTCGCGGCCGCGGCCTGTGGAGCCGTCCTCTTCGTACGCGCCGAGGCGAGAGTCGCGTCCCCGCTGATCCGGCCGCGGGCGCTCCGCGATCCGGGGCTCGGCGGCAGCCTCGCGATGAGCGTCCTCGTCTCCACGGTGATGATGGCCACGCTGGTGGTCGGGCCGTTCCACCTGGCACGCGGCCTCGGGCTCCACGAGGCGCTCGTGGGACTCGTCATGTCGGCCGGTCCCCTGGCCGCCGCCCTGACCGGCGTACCGGCGGGCCGGCTCGCGGACCGCTTCGGCGGGCCCCGTACGACCGTCGCCGGGCTCGCCGCCATGGCCGCCGGTGCCGGCGCCCTGTCGATGCTGCCGGCGAGCTCCGGCGTCACCGGCTACCTGGCCCCCATGGTGGTCGTCACGGCCGGGTACGCGGTGTTCCAGACGGCCAACAACACCGCCGTCATGGCCGACGTCCCCGCGAACCGGCGGGGCGTCGTCTCCGGCCTGCTCAACCTGTCGCGCAATCTCGGCCTCGTCACC is part of the Streptomyces subrutilus genome and encodes:
- a CDS encoding NPP1 family protein, yielding MRTNRHIQRSSVVVGAALALVVGLPHAAFAAPPPALPAQAEAIEQAFQPAYDYDTDGCYPTPAIGPTGVLNGGLKPTGALNGNCRDASDLANTNGYSRWACNNGWCAVVYALYFEKDQAVPGIELGGHRHDWEHVVVWIQGNEAKYVATSAHGDFDIHTRDQIRWDGTHPKIVYHKDGVGTHCFRAANTNDEPPENHRRAWQFPALVGWSGYPATLRDKLSQADFGSAHFGLKDGSFASHLAEAKPAGIPFDPNQA
- a CDS encoding MFS transporter codes for the protein MSPHPEPAPQARASQRTPDERRALAALSLSALLSSLGTSIANVGLPTLAQAFDASFQQVQWIVLAYLLALTTLVVSAGRLGDLIGRRRLLLAGILLFTVASVLCGAAPSLWLLIAARAAQGVGAAVMMALTMALVGGTVPKARTGSAMGLLGTMSAVGTALGPSLGGVLISGFGWRAIFLVNLPLGILTLLLAHRHLPADLPGRPAGGARFDHVGTLLLASTLAAYALAMTLGRGGSGPLGAGLLAAAACGAVLFVRAEARVASPLIRPRALRDPGLGGSLAMSVLVSTVMMATLVVGPFHLARGLGLHEALVGLVMSAGPLAAALTGVPAGRLADRFGGPRTTVAGLAAMAAGAGALSMLPASSGVTGYLAPMVVVTAGYAVFQTANNTAVMADVPANRRGVVSGLLNLSRNLGLVTGASVMGAVFAGASATADVTTAGPEAVAAGMRITFAVAAGLILAALAIAVALATAPRRAGKAQTRRRAGAVVHGPRSGQRRP
- a CDS encoding TetR/AcrR family transcriptional regulator, which produces MATPPAPRTSSSKAGTKGVPRHHRRRQMLEAATEEFGAHGFAAASLPAIAARVGVTKTLLHQYFGTKEDLYIACLVPVGDRLLEAIRTAMGPDGTAPHTPLRVLDGIFTALEGRREAWFVLYDTSLPPGGEAARRASAYWSAIDALAAGGTAELLRAAGSTDPLDADALKYVWRDLVATLVRWWVKHPEQTPAAMTRRCARLFAAAATLTDEGRAR